GGGACAGGACTGGGGTGGGTCTCAGCGTGGGGTAGCAATGCCCAGCAGGTGGGTGGGGATGCGGGTAGCCAGCAGACAGGACAGCACAATGCCAACGAGCTGCAGCAGGGCCAATCCTAGGGCACATGTGGCAATGTAATACATGTTGCTGCTGACAAAAACTGACACCTTGCTGAAGCAACCCTCGTGGTGCAGCCCGTGTGCTTTGGGCAGGCTGTGCTGGCAACCCCGCCGGATCCGGCAGCAGCTGAGGGGCACCGAACCGTTTTGCTCCAGCCCCCAAGGAGATGTGAGCCAGTCGCGGTAGCTCTCCACACCGCAGCAGTTCAAGGCGCGCTGCAAAGCATCCAGGGCATCCGCCATCCCCTCATCCTCCCCATAGGTGAGCAGGGCCTGGCGTAGCCCTTCATGAAAACCCTGTGCAATGTTCCGGCGGTAGAGGAGCGCCGAGAGCCCCGCCGCCAGCCCAGCTGCCAGCACGGCGGTCAGGAAGGTGCTGTAGGCACGCAGGAGGCCCCGGTGCTCGGTGGCGGCACCGAAGCAGCCCAGAAAGCCCCAGATGATGACAGCAGTGCCGGTGGCCAAGAGGATGGCAGGGGCACTGGGGTAGTCATTGGCCGACAGTGCCAGGTAGGTCCCCAGAGACACCTTGGCCCAGAGGCCGATGATGAACATGGTCAGTCCCGCTGCCCAGAAGACGAAGCTGAAGGCCATAAGGGACAGCTTGAGCACGGTCATGGTGCCCTCTGGTCCTGGTGCCCGTCGCCGTCAGCACCACAAGGCAGTGAGGGAGTCTTGCAGCCACCAGTGCTGCCAGGCGGTGATGAGGTCCCGCAGTCCTTGGTGCCACCGGGTAACGATGGAGTCCTGCAGCCCTCAGTGCCACCAAGTGACGAAGGAGTCCTGCAGCCGTCGGTGCCACTGGGTGATAATGGAGTCCTACAGCCCTCGGTGCCACTGGGTGACGATGGGGTCCTGCAGCCCTCGGTGCACCCGGGTGACGATGGAGTCCTGCAGCCCTCGGTGCCACTGGGTGATGATGAAGTCCTGCAGCCCTCAGTGCCACCAAGTGACGAAGGAGTCCTGCAGCCCTCGGTGCCACCGGGTGACAATGGAGTCCTACAGCCCTCAGTGCCACTGGGTGACGATGGAGTCCTGCAGCCCTCGGTGCCACTGAGGTCACACAGCTGTCAGTGCCACCAGTTGATGACGGAGTCCCGCACCCCTTGGTGCCACCAGACAGTGACGAGTTCCCGCAGCCTTTGGTGCCACCGGTTGATGATGGGGTCCCGCAGCTGTCAGTGCCACCAGGCAGTAACAAGGTCCCGCAGCCCTCGGTGCCACCAGTCGATGACGAGGTCCCGCAGCCGTCGGTGCAGCCGCTCTCCAGGCAGGAGCGGTCTCCGTGCCCGTGTCCCCGGTGCGAGTCGCGCCGCCCCTTTATGTGCGATGGgcagcacccccccccccccattccccacccccatccccaccccgtCCCGCAGCCCGGGGCTCGGGCGCAGCCGGGAGCCCCCTCTGAGCTTTGGAAACGTTCTGCAAGCTGAAAACTCCAGATTAAATTTTACTGGAGCCCAGGTTTAGCCTGGCCAAGGGAATAAACTTTTTCTTGAAAGCGTTGAAACCCATAAATAATTCTAGGGAAGCACGAGAAACCTGGTAAATGagaggatttatttttacttcttataCTGCATCGAGTTGTGCTATTAGGACACTTTGTAGAAACAAACATAAATCTGTACCTGAATATTAATGGTGCGGTCGCTCGGTCAGTCGGTCTTGATGTTCCCAGCTGGAAACTATTTTCCTTGTGGCCTGACTCTGTTAAATATTCACTTGGTTTTAGCCCATGATAACACCGAGCGGCAGAGAAGGCAATAAACGGTGGTGCAGGAATGCCCGTGGATAGATACTATCATAgcctttaattgtaaagaaagttgttccgtctgtgtacaaacccaggagctagaggagcaaaatgaggctcccatgatccaagaggagtggtcagagccttgctagcccaactagacacccacaagtctatggggccggatgggattcatcccagggtattgaaggagctggcggatgtgctggccaaacccctttccctcatcttccaacagtcctggaagactggggaagtcccactggactggaggctggctgatgttgtgcccatctacaagaagggtcgcagggaggatccagggaatgacaggcctgtcagtctgacctcagtgccagggaaagtcatggagcaggtgatcttgagtgctatcatgaagcacacgcaagagaaccgggtgatcaggcccagtcaacacgggttcacaaaaggcaggtcttgccaaactaacctgatcgccttctatgacaaagtgactcggctgctggatgagggaaaggctgtggatgtggtcttcctggacttcagtaaagcctttgacacagtttctcacagcattctgctttggaaactgtcagcctctggcctggacaggcgcacactctcctgggtggaaaactggttggatggccgggcccagagagtggtgggaaatggtgtgaaatccagctggaggccagtgacaagtggggtaccccagggctcagtgctgggtccagccctgttcaatgtctttatcaatgacctggatgaaggcatcgagtgcacccttagcaagtttgcggacgacactaagctgggtggaagtgtcgatctgctggagggtagggaggctctgcaaagggatctgaacaggctggaccgctgggcagagtccagtggcatgaggtttaacaaggccaaatgccgggtcctgcatttggggcacaacaaccctgtgcagtgctacagactaggagaagtctgtctagaaagctgcctggaggagagggacctgggggtgttggttgacagccaactgaacatgagccagcagtgtgcccaggtggccaagaaggccaatggcatcttggcttggatcagaaatggggtgaccagcaggtccagggaggttattctccctctgtactcggcactggtgagaccgctcctcgaatcctgtgttcagttctgggcccctcaccacaagaaggatgttgaggctctggagcgagtccagagaagagcaacaaagctggtgaaggggctggagaacaggccttatgaggaacagctgagagagctccggttgtttagcctggagaagaggaggctgaggggagacctcattgctctctacaactacctgaaaggaggttgtagagaggagggtgctggcctcttctcccaagtgacgggggacaggacaagagggaatggcctcaagctccgccaggggaggtttaggctggacattaggaaagaattcttcacagaaagggtcattgggcactggaacaggctgcccagggaagttgttgattcaccttccctggaggtgtttaaggcatgggtggacgaggtgctaaggggcatggtttagtgtttgataggaacggttggactggatgatccggtgggtctcttccaacctggtgattctgtgattctataacaaGTGCCTGAGAAATGTCTGATATGAGGTTCCACATCAGTGCAGTCTCATTACAAAAGATAAGCTACTCCCACAAACCAGataaggaaaagatgaaaaggaaattgCCAATGAAGCAGGATCTCAGGCAGAGGCAGAATTAGCATCTGCAGAGGGAATTAATTGCTTAGTGAGTCTTTGACCACACTAAGCAACCAATTTCTCTTTAGCATTTCTTGACAACACCACAGGGGCTGTGTCACACTCTTCAGTTCAAGATTTTGTGCCATCTTCATTTCTATGGGTCTTTGTACTGAATACAGGCACTACCCAAAGGCATTGAGAGACATAGAGTTGACTTTCATATGTCTTCAGGTGctcaagaaattaattttgtcatATACTAACATACTATCAGACTGCTATAAAATGTTTCTGTCGCTTTTTACAAACGTTTTAATAAAATGTTCATTATTTCAGTGGTGAAAAATCTTTAACTTGTGCAGTTTATCAGATCACTGTGCACTGCAGTcttcttttttctgtaattcCTGATCCTGAGACAACACTGCTTTTGTTTG
This genomic window from Phaenicophaeus curvirostris isolate KB17595 chromosome 1, BPBGC_Pcur_1.0, whole genome shotgun sequence contains:
- the LOC138716584 gene encoding tetraspanin-7-like, translated to MTVLKLSLMAFSFVFWAAGLTMFIIGLWAKVSLGTYLALSANDYPSAPAILLATGTAVIIWGFLGCFGAATEHRGLLRAYSTFLTAVLAAGLAAGLSALLYRRNIAQGFHEGLRQALLTYGEDEGMADALDALQRALNCCGVESYRDWLTSPWGLEQNGSVPLSCCRIRRGCQHSLPKAHGLHHEGCFSKVSVFVSSNMYYIATCALGLALLQLVGIVLSCLLATRIPTHLLGIATPR